A part of Streptomyces sp. NBC_01235 genomic DNA contains:
- the mreD gene encoding rod shape-determining protein MreD encodes MRVNRILLSVPLVVVALVVQVSVLARLHLPGAVPDLLLLTVLGLAMVYGHVGGALIGFGAGLLADLAPPADHAAGRYALVLCVIGYLAGLIKPENGQIKSATGPMVVVVGAAIGSTLLYAGVGALVGDTAARHVGLTGLLFTAALYDLLLAPFVVPAIMFLARRAENDPLAETNSAAKSANISSGWLSSGTGLRIGGQRGGLKLKAAKSRATRAGRIKGVKRL; translated from the coding sequence ATGCGCGTCAACCGGATCCTGCTCTCCGTCCCGCTGGTCGTCGTCGCCCTGGTGGTCCAGGTGAGCGTCCTCGCCCGCCTCCACCTCCCCGGCGCCGTCCCCGACCTCCTCCTGCTCACCGTCCTGGGCCTCGCCATGGTCTACGGCCATGTCGGCGGCGCCCTCATCGGCTTCGGCGCCGGTCTGCTGGCCGACCTCGCCCCGCCCGCCGACCACGCCGCCGGGCGCTATGCCCTCGTGCTGTGCGTGATCGGCTACCTCGCCGGGCTCATCAAGCCCGAGAACGGGCAGATCAAGTCGGCCACCGGTCCGATGGTCGTGGTCGTCGGCGCCGCGATCGGCTCCACCCTGCTGTACGCGGGGGTCGGCGCCCTCGTCGGCGACACCGCCGCCCGCCATGTCGGCCTCACCGGGCTGCTGTTCACGGCCGCCCTGTACGACCTGCTGCTCGCCCCGTTCGTGGTCCCGGCGATCATGTTCCTGGCGCGGCGCGCCGAGAACGACCCCCTCGCGGAGACCAACTCCGCCGCCAAGAGCGCCAACATCTCCTCCGGCTGGCTCTCCTCCGGGACGGGGCTGAGGATCGGCGGGCAGCGGGGCGGCCTGAAGCTGAAGGCGGCCAAGTCGCGGGCGACCCGGGCGGGTCGCATCAAGGGGGTCAAGCGGCTGTGA